A DNA window from Camelina sativa cultivar DH55 chromosome 17, Cs, whole genome shotgun sequence contains the following coding sequences:
- the LOC104755283 gene encoding transcription factor bHLH90-like, which translates to MMMRNGERVKEFLRPFVVSKTWDLCVIWKLGDDPSRFIEWVGCCCSGGYVDTNIKLENAEGTERKKKAFFCRDEHNKHHIRTLACESLSHFPLFMPLYPGIHGEVVMSKSPKWLVNSGPGFKKDLFNTRVLVPVSDGLVELFSFKMKPFDETMVDMIVSRCNSVSEPFPEQSLQFRITPRAEESMSSGVNLSGGGSSSVSNHSSETQTRFGNHPNGRCGDISREEEAPCLVMNKDDPVVQNATDCNANKRLPKEHFKSKNLLSERRRRDKINQAMYALRAVVPKITKMNKIGIFTDAVDYIKELLVEKKKLEDELKGINEKECKEIAAEEESAIADPDAEKHSSKLDKKMKRNEVNLEVHEIGERDFFIRVGQEHMRGGFNRLIEAVDSCGLEIINVNFTRHDLTAMTILNVKANKDGIASGDLRDSLLKMMINQTIDMIT; encoded by the exons atgATGATGAGAAATGGTGAGAGAGTGAAGGAGTTTCTTCGACCCTTTGTCGTTTCCAAAACTTGGGACTTGTGTGTTATCTGGAAACTTGGTGATGATCCTTCTAG GTTTATCGAATGGGTGGGATGCTGCTGCAGTGGTGGTTATGTTGATACGAACATTAAGCTTGAAAACGCAGAAGGAaccgagagaaaaaagaaagcttttttCTGCAGAGATGAACACAACAAGCATCACATAAGAACCTTAGCTTGtgaatctctttctcattttcctCTCTTCATGCCTCTCTATCCTGG GATTCATGGAGAAGTAGTGATGTCAAAATCTCCTAAATGGTTGGTTAATTCAGGTCCTGgatttaaaaag GACTTGTTCAACACACGGGTTCTTGTTCCTGTGAGTGATGGTCTCGTTGAGCTGTTCTCCTTCAAAATG AAACCGTTTGACGAAACCATGGTTGATATGATTGTATCGCGTTGTAACTCCGTCTCTGAACCATTCCCTGAACAAAGTCTGCAATTTAGGATCACTCCTAGAGCAGAGGAATCTATGAGTAGCGGTGTGAATCTCAGCGGTGGCGGCTCATCTAGCGTCTCCAATCACTCCAGTGAAACTCAGACTCGTTTTGGAAATCACCCGAATGGTCGCTGTGGGGACATATCCAGGGAGGAAGAAGCGCCATGTTTGGTAATGAACAAGGATGATCCCGTGGTGCAAAATGCCACGGATTGTAATGCTAATAAGAGGCTTCCTAAGGAACATTTCAAATCAAAGAATCTTCtttcagagagaagaagaagagataagatTAATCAGGCCATGTATGCTCTAAGAGCCGTAGTCCCTAAAATCACAAAG ATGAACAAAATTGGAATTTTCACTGATGCGGTTGATTACATCAAGGAACTGctagtggagaagaagaagcttgaagatgAGCTTAAAGGAATCAACGAGAAGGAATGCAAAGAAATCGCTGCAGAGGAAGAATCTGCAATAGCTGATCCAGATGCTGAAAAACATTCCTCTAAACTCgacaagaaaatgaagagaaacgag GTGAATCTTGAAGTCCACGAGATTGGTGAGCGAGATTTCTTCATTCGGGTTGGGCAGGAGCATATGCGAGGTGGATTCAATAGGTTGATTGAAGCTGTAGACTCATGTGGACTTGAGATCATCAACGTCAACTTCACCAGACATGATCTCACAGCCATGACAATTCTCAATGTCAAG GCGAACAAGGACGGAATTGCATCTGGAGATCTGAGAGATTCGCtgctgaagatgatgataaatCAGACAATCGATATGATAACATAG